The following coding sequences are from one Anaerolineales bacterium window:
- a CDS encoding phenylalanine--tRNA ligase subunit alpha — MIADLEHIKQSALKALESIENEASLEIWHVSYLGRSAHLMSIFDKLGTISKEERPVIGRLANEVKRALEAAYTARAEALHQASLQHSLQSEWLDVSLPGRTYTIGRLHPATLSLRHVVRAFADMGFQVYRSPEAETDDYNFGLLNMPPHHPARDMWDTFYTNMPNISLRPHTSPGQIHVMRQYAPEPIRAILPGMCYRYEQISTRKETQFNQIEVLAVGENITLSDLKGTIGDLAHRLFGQKIRTRFRASYFPFTEPSAEYDFECLLCAGKGCSVCAWSGWLEIGGCGMVHPTVLQNGGYDPAKYSGFAAGLGTERIMMLKHRIEDIRNFWANDLRFLEQF; from the coding sequence ATGATAGCCGACTTAGAGCATATTAAACAATCTGCCCTCAAGGCCCTGGAATCGATCGAAAATGAAGCCAGCCTTGAGATCTGGCATGTGTCTTACCTGGGCCGTTCAGCACACTTGATGTCCATCTTTGATAAGCTGGGCACGATATCCAAAGAAGAGCGCCCCGTGATAGGCAGATTGGCGAACGAAGTAAAACGTGCCCTTGAAGCAGCCTATACAGCCCGTGCGGAGGCTTTGCACCAGGCCTCCCTACAGCATTCGTTGCAATCAGAGTGGCTGGATGTAAGTCTGCCTGGGCGCACCTATACCATCGGCCGTCTTCACCCGGCCACCTTATCCCTGCGCCATGTAGTGCGCGCTTTCGCCGACATGGGTTTCCAGGTCTACCGCTCGCCGGAAGCAGAAACCGATGATTACAACTTCGGTCTGTTAAATATGCCTCCACATCACCCAGCCAGGGATATGTGGGATACCTTCTATACCAACATGCCAAATATCTCACTCCGCCCCCATACCTCCCCGGGCCAGATTCACGTGATGCGCCAATATGCCCCGGAGCCTATCCGGGCGATCCTGCCGGGGATGTGCTACCGCTACGAGCAGATAAGCACCCGCAAAGAAACCCAATTCAACCAGATCGAGGTGCTGGCGGTCGGAGAAAATATCACCCTGAGCGACCTCAAGGGCACCATCGGTGACCTGGCCCATAGGCTATTTGGTCAGAAAATCCGGACCCGTTTCAGGGCATCCTACTTCCCCTTCACCGAACCAAGCGCAGAATACGACTTTGAGTGCCTCTTATGTGCTGGCAAGGGATGTTCGGTATGCGCCTGGTCAGGCTGGCTCGAAATCGGAGGCTGCGGGATGGTACACCCCACCGTGTTACAGAATGGTGGCTATGATCCTGCCAAATATTCAGGGTTTGCTGCCGGTCTCGGTACAGAACGCATCATGATGTTGAAGCATCGCATCGAAGATATTCGCAATTTCTGGGCGAATGATCTGCGATTTTTAGAGCAATTCTAG
- a CDS encoding phenylalanine--tRNA ligase subunit beta: MKVPISWLKDFVDITLPIPELAQRLTMAGLEVEEVIYIGLPQPEPNVEQPAPGSAGSSAGLAWDSEKIVTASVSEVMPHPNADRLVLCKLFDGQQEHIVLTGAPNLYPYKGLGPLPKPLKVAYAKQGSRIYDGHQPGQVITTLKPAKIRGIESYSMICSEKELGISDDHEGVIIFDDDAPVGVPLVDYLGDAVLDIKILPNIARAANIIGVAREVSALTGSPLHIPQDFYEIHTEGPDITGKAAISITEPELNPRFVLGLIEQVSIRPSPYWIQLRLKLAGMRPINNIVDVTNYAMLEVGEPLHAFDYDVLVQRAGGNSPTIITRSAQLDERLTTLDGVDRVLNPFTVLVCDTAGSLSIAGVMGGAESEIFVAPEPSTEPSAEPGAEPSKEPGARPDEAATLPQATRSASTTNILLEGAAWNNINIRKTAAAQRLQSEAAFRFSRGVHPAMAERGVRRGLKLMQQLAGGVVYQGLVDNYPLPPKDTVNEITPEDVERVLGIKLSVHEIIKILQSLGFGCELVTDQPAQVLIRARTPDHRLDIGEGLVGKADLLEEIARIYGYDRVPDTRLTSQLPPQRSNRAIEKEEQIVDLLVDLGLQEIVSHRQTTPEREARRLAPGTPLDDHPYLRIINPIASDRVVMRHSVLNSVLEAVERNSHIRARITLFEVGPIFMTGEAGNRPDELQRLAIVITGPRFLRSWQKTSDEPMDFYDLKGILTSMLDELHIDFTLAPAEHPTFHPGKTARILVGEQQIGLFGELHPLVHERYDFLPNPVIAADINLDLLISLIPDRYEVKPVPEYPPVLEDLAVVVDDDLPAGRVVEVIRQAAGKIVRDITLFDIYRSDQIGKGKKSLAYSITYQSSDKTLTDSDVAQIRQRIIRRLDQELGAKLRA; encoded by the coding sequence ATGAAAGTACCCATATCCTGGCTGAAAGACTTCGTTGATATCACCCTCCCGATTCCTGAACTCGCCCAGCGACTGACCATGGCAGGGCTTGAAGTGGAGGAGGTGATTTATATCGGCCTACCCCAGCCTGAACCAAACGTCGAACAGCCTGCACCTGGCAGCGCGGGCAGCAGTGCCGGGCTGGCTTGGGATTCGGAAAAAATCGTCACCGCATCGGTTTCGGAGGTCATGCCGCATCCCAATGCCGACCGACTGGTGTTGTGCAAGCTATTTGATGGCCAGCAGGAACATATCGTGCTCACTGGGGCACCAAATTTATACCCATACAAAGGTCTTGGACCACTACCGAAACCGCTCAAAGTTGCCTATGCCAAGCAAGGCTCTCGCATCTATGATGGCCACCAGCCTGGGCAGGTAATCACCACCCTTAAGCCGGCTAAGATTCGGGGAATTGAATCGTACTCGATGATCTGTTCGGAAAAAGAGCTGGGTATATCTGATGACCATGAAGGTGTGATCATCTTCGACGATGATGCCCCCGTGGGGGTGCCTCTGGTGGACTACCTGGGTGATGCCGTCCTGGATATAAAAATCCTGCCGAATATCGCCCGGGCAGCCAATATCATTGGTGTGGCGCGTGAAGTATCCGCCTTGACTGGTTCGCCGCTACATATCCCCCAAGATTTTTACGAGATTCACACTGAAGGCCCTGATATTACCGGTAAAGCTGCCATCAGCATCACCGAGCCAGAATTGAACCCCCGCTTCGTGCTGGGGCTGATCGAGCAGGTCAGCATCAGGCCCAGCCCCTATTGGATTCAACTGCGCTTGAAACTGGCTGGGATGCGCCCGATCAACAATATCGTGGATGTCACCAACTATGCCATGCTCGAAGTCGGCGAGCCCCTGCACGCCTTTGACTATGATGTGCTGGTGCAGCGTGCGGGAGGTAATTCTCCCACGATCATTACCCGCAGCGCACAGCTCGACGAACGCCTGACCACACTGGATGGTGTTGATCGGGTGCTTAACCCCTTCACTGTTTTGGTGTGTGACACAGCCGGGTCCCTATCCATTGCCGGTGTGATGGGTGGTGCCGAGTCTGAAATTTTCGTTGCTCCCGAGCCTAGTACCGAGCCTAGTGCAGAGCCTGGTGCCGAGCCCAGCAAAGAGCCTGGAGCGAGACCGGATGAGGCAGCCACGCTTCCTCAGGCCACCCGCTCGGCCAGCACCACGAATATCTTACTGGAAGGCGCGGCCTGGAACAACATTAATATCCGCAAGACAGCTGCCGCGCAAAGGCTCCAGTCGGAGGCTGCTTTCCGCTTCTCGCGCGGAGTACATCCCGCCATGGCAGAACGTGGAGTGCGTCGAGGACTAAAGCTCATGCAGCAGCTGGCAGGTGGCGTGGTCTACCAGGGGCTGGTGGACAATTATCCCCTGCCCCCCAAGGATACGGTGAATGAAATCACCCCTGAGGATGTTGAGCGTGTCTTGGGGATAAAGCTGAGTGTTCATGAGATCATCAAGATCTTGCAAAGCCTTGGCTTTGGCTGTGAGCTGGTCACTGACCAGCCAGCTCAAGTCCTCATCCGCGCTCGTACTCCTGACCACCGGCTGGATATCGGAGAAGGTCTGGTTGGAAAGGCTGACCTGTTAGAAGAAATCGCCCGTATCTACGGTTATGACCGCGTCCCTGACACGCGCCTCACCTCCCAACTACCGCCTCAGCGCAGCAACCGGGCGATCGAAAAAGAAGAACAGATTGTGGACCTCCTGGTGGATCTGGGGTTGCAGGAGATCGTCAGCCACCGCCAGACCACACCTGAGCGCGAAGCCCGTCGCCTGGCACCTGGCACTCCATTGGATGACCATCCTTATCTGCGTATTATCAATCCCATCGCTTCCGACCGTGTGGTGATGCGCCACAGCGTGCTTAATAGTGTACTGGAAGCCGTGGAACGCAATTCTCATATCCGCGCCCGCATCACCCTCTTCGAAGTGGGACCGATTTTCATGACTGGTGAAGCGGGAAACCGCCCGGACGAGCTACAGCGCCTGGCGATCGTGATCACCGGTCCACGTTTTTTACGAAGCTGGCAAAAGACTTCCGATGAGCCTATGGACTTTTACGACCTGAAGGGTATCCTCACCTCAATGCTGGATGAGCTGCATATAGATTTCACCCTCGCACCTGCTGAGCACCCTACCTTTCATCCCGGTAAGACAGCCCGCATCCTGGTTGGTGAGCAGCAGATCGGCCTGTTTGGCGAGCTGCATCCGCTGGTGCATGAACGTTATGATTTTTTGCCCAACCCGGTTATTGCAGCAGATATCAACCTGGACTTGTTGATCAGCCTGATCCCTGACCGCTATGAAGTGAAGCCCGTGCCCGAGTACCCACCGGTGCTGGAGGACCTAGCCGTGGTCGTCGATGATGATCTGCCTGCTGGGAGGGTGGTCGAGGTGATCCGTCAGGCTGCAGGTAAGATTGTAAGAGATATCACTCTGTTCGATATCTACCGGAGTGACCAGATCGGAAAGGGTAAAAAGAGCCTGGCGTATTCGATCACCTATCAATCGTCCGATAAAACCCTGACTGATTCGGATGTGGCCCAGATCCGCCAACGGATCATTCGCCGTCTCGACCAGGAGCTGGGTGCCAAATTACGTGCATAG
- a CDS encoding transporter, translated as MKISARNILKGKVVKIIRGAVNSEVVIELPGGPQLISIITNSSVDTLGLKEGKEAYAIIKASNVMVGVD; from the coding sequence ATGAAAATAAGTGCAAGGAACATCTTAAAAGGCAAGGTGGTTAAAATCATCCGTGGAGCAGTAAACTCTGAAGTGGTCATCGAGCTCCCCGGCGGACCCCAGCTAATATCCATTATCACCAACAGCTCGGTTGATACTCTTGGCTTAAAAGAAGGTAAGGAGGCTTATGCCATCATCAAAGCCTCTAATGTCATGGTCGGGGTTGACTAA
- a CDS encoding tungsten ABC transporter substrate-binding protein — translation MKASKHLGIVLSIFLLAAFLLAGCATATPVATQAPAEPTMPAIPNIILATTTSTQDSGLLDVLVPDFEQRTGYTVQTVAVGSGEAMKMGQECNADVLLVHSPAAEKDFMSSNYGSDRRLVMHNDFIIVGPAADPAGIKGLTSATEAFTKIADSQSPFISRADQSGTNTKELAIWKAANITPEGSWYTESGQGMGATLKIASEQGAYTLTDRATYLANLDNLELENQVEGDAVLLNIYHVIVVNPANCPKENTAGAIAFADYVVSPEGQALIGSFGTEKFGQPLFTPDAGKDESTLGNK, via the coding sequence ATGAAAGCATCGAAGCATCTCGGTATCGTACTATCAATTTTCCTTTTGGCTGCGTTCCTGCTGGCTGGATGTGCCACAGCAACACCTGTAGCTACGCAAGCACCGGCAGAACCTACCATGCCAGCCATCCCAAACATCATCCTGGCCACCACCACCAGCACCCAGGATTCAGGATTACTGGATGTGCTCGTACCTGATTTTGAGCAACGCACCGGTTACACCGTTCAGACTGTGGCGGTTGGGTCGGGCGAAGCTATGAAGATGGGCCAGGAGTGCAATGCAGATGTCCTGCTCGTGCATTCGCCAGCTGCGGAGAAAGACTTCATGAGCAGTAATTACGGCTCAGATCGTCGCCTGGTGATGCACAACGATTTCATCATCGTTGGGCCTGCCGCAGACCCAGCCGGAATTAAAGGCCTGACCTCTGCCACGGAGGCCTTCACGAAGATTGCCGACAGCCAATCACCCTTCATCAGCCGCGCCGATCAATCAGGCACCAACACCAAGGAGCTGGCTATCTGGAAAGCCGCCAACATCACCCCCGAAGGTAGCTGGTATACCGAATCGGGGCAGGGCATGGGCGCTACGCTGAAAATCGCCTCCGAGCAAGGTGCTTACACATTAACCGATCGGGCAACCTACCTGGCGAATCTGGATAATCTCGAGCTGGAGAACCAGGTGGAGGGAGATGCTGTCTTATTAAACATCTATCACGTGATCGTGGTCAATCCAGCCAACTGCCCCAAAGAAAACACAGCTGGGGCGATTGCCTTCGCGGATTACGTTGTCTCACCTGAAGGACAGGCATTGATTGGCAGCTTCGGGACCGAAAAATTCGGCCAACCGCTCTTCACACCGGATGCAGGTAAAGACGAAAGCACGCTCGGGAATAAATAA
- a CDS encoding tungstate transporter permease, with product MSSDIFEITLLSIQVSLLATAISLFIGLPLGTWLALRNQLRGRSIMLSIINTGMALPPVVVGLFVAMTLWRSGPLGDLRLIYTPAAIVIAQTIIAAPVVTGLTASALQQLDPRLRLQLLGLGASPVQMVIALWREARLPLLAALMAAFGSVISEVGASMMVGGNIRHQTRVLTTAIVLETGKGEFQNAISLSIILLILAYLVNLGLTLIQQRGAR from the coding sequence ATGAGCTCAGATATTTTTGAAATCACTCTGCTTTCCATCCAGGTTTCCTTGCTGGCTACCGCGATCAGTCTTTTTATCGGTTTACCTTTGGGCACCTGGCTGGCGTTGCGGAATCAGCTCAGGGGACGCAGCATTATGCTCAGCATTATCAACACGGGCATGGCCTTACCCCCGGTGGTGGTCGGCCTCTTCGTGGCAATGACCCTCTGGCGCAGTGGTCCATTGGGAGACCTGCGCCTGATCTACACCCCAGCTGCCATCGTGATTGCCCAGACGATCATCGCTGCACCGGTTGTAACCGGGCTGACCGCTTCTGCACTACAGCAGCTGGACCCACGTCTGCGCTTGCAGCTGCTGGGCTTGGGTGCTTCGCCGGTCCAGATGGTCATCGCACTTTGGCGTGAAGCCCGCCTTCCCCTGCTGGCTGCCTTGATGGCAGCCTTTGGTAGCGTGATCTCCGAAGTAGGAGCTTCGATGATGGTGGGTGGCAACATTCGCCACCAGACACGCGTGCTTACCACAGCTATTGTATTGGAAACCGGCAAGGGTGAGTTTCAAAACGCTATCTCCCTGAGCATCATCCTGCTCATCCTGGCTTACCTGGTCAACCTGGGTCTCACCCTGATCCAGCAGCGGGGCGCACGCTAG
- a CDS encoding ABC transporter ATP-binding protein has translation MVNPMAESILSIRDLVVRRSEQIVLQVNALDIQEGEVLAVIGPNGAGKSTLLLVLARLLEPQGGQVFFRGSPIEQEDELSYRRRIALVLQEPLLLHRSVSDNVAAGLKFRGLPRPEVRQRTDEWLKKLEIDHLRERPAPRLSGGEAQRTSLARAFALQPELLFLDEPFSALDAPTRTRLLQDLHTLLSQTSITTVFITHDLDEALMLGDRVAVLLGGTLRQVGRPQDVFSSPTDADVAAFVGVETVIAGTVTAENNGQLVVEADGIKLEAVGELPIRTPVFYCLRPEDVTLSVSETAPISSARNHLSGCITRMTPTGALVRVVVDCGLPVVALITRGSATDMKLVEGQQVTASFKATAVHLIPR, from the coding sequence ATGGTAAATCCGATGGCTGAATCAATCCTGAGTATTCGCGACCTGGTCGTCAGGCGCTCCGAGCAAATTGTCTTACAAGTTAATGCACTGGATATCCAGGAAGGCGAAGTCCTGGCAGTGATTGGCCCAAATGGAGCCGGGAAAAGCACGTTGTTGCTCGTCTTGGCACGCTTGCTTGAGCCGCAAGGCGGCCAGGTCTTTTTCCGAGGGAGCCCTATCGAACAGGAAGATGAGCTGAGCTATCGCCGGCGTATCGCCCTGGTGCTCCAGGAACCTTTGCTACTACATCGTTCCGTGTCTGATAATGTCGCCGCTGGTCTAAAGTTCAGGGGCCTTCCCCGACCAGAGGTCAGGCAACGTACCGATGAATGGTTGAAGAAACTGGAAATCGATCACCTGCGCGAGCGTCCAGCACCGCGCCTCTCGGGTGGAGAGGCCCAGCGTACCAGCCTGGCACGTGCCTTCGCCTTGCAACCCGAGCTGCTGTTCTTAGATGAGCCATTTTCTGCGCTCGATGCACCCACCCGGACACGCCTGCTGCAAGACTTGCACACCTTACTCTCCCAGACCAGCATCACCACGGTGTTCATCACCCACGACCTTGACGAAGCCTTGATGCTCGGCGACCGTGTAGCCGTTCTATTGGGAGGCACCTTACGCCAGGTAGGTCGCCCGCAGGATGTCTTCAGCTCACCTACCGACGCCGATGTGGCGGCATTTGTCGGTGTGGAGACGGTCATTGCGGGTACAGTCACCGCTGAAAATAATGGCCAGCTGGTCGTGGAAGCAGATGGAATTAAGCTGGAAGCTGTAGGGGAGCTCCCGATTCGGACACCGGTGTTTTATTGCCTGCGACCGGAAGATGTTACCCTGTCGGTCTCGGAGACTGCGCCTATATCCAGCGCCCGCAACCATCTGAGCGGGTGTATCACCCGCATGACCCCTACCGGTGCGTTGGTAAGGGTCGTGGTCGATTGCGGACTGCCCGTCGTGGCACTGATTACCCGCGGCTCGGCTACGGATATGAAGCTGGTCGAAGGTCAGCAAGTGACGGCATCATTTAAAGCCACCGCTGTCCACTTGATACCCCGTTAA